The proteins below are encoded in one region of Carcharodon carcharias isolate sCarCar2 chromosome 2, sCarCar2.pri, whole genome shotgun sequence:
- the etaa1a gene encoding ewing's tumor-associated antigen 1 isoform X2 — translation MKLAKEFDRNMVEQDIGYGPETSEVNRTFDYTDLGQAQTEQPDNDLSALKQAVTGTTGLVKHDAGSTLPVIELHSQNSSQKSLDLEAEAAVNALFDGPTQHTGRPLSQGLSGDDSSSPKLDGFHTSKVVPTSAQDDIDHGKVTNITRVNEVMVSSLTCKQASELQASKPFELDASKGPLFNNTANTKHGKGFAHKDITAGCELDQQNNTNVQSTGRMAALCTSETVPEDDGFDDWENDDWMAEDSFVMEITQNPELIAIPKECTNFPKQSVHTLDAANLNGTKKFNDSPNPKAASGMVPCISFMQQMQRPVCKPNNTEMRAKIVQFEKRSETPKPRATFALQSKPGSKVAELQSLNITQQSKVFKPMVDTLIRKEQRNSEVSKPHCSSHLFNGPLMESPCLSHTKPFNQQPLHSGNAQKNTKDPLVSVPAKLNSPDQLESGKSSRAGSQSRVDVPAQAADDWNDEKFSNEIQNMFTESDNLWETGDDDDDLNRMCDDVEKLIQSQNSEMTITREATGLKIANINQSLKNNAILTSNMQKNHFAERLDGQQKHLNYQQSSLVSESKISKGLLAAKQNAAPSTRHLLRPTGLTCMVCSAATLPTQSHHLNSVSNFQGKPLSNATHTRAVSLNRSNSMPGPRNGISDLLQASITTNFGHSRQLCTSTVTLTHAAPKSQHTTGIPRTPRFTFTKITDSSLMSVRGNTSSHAVQSAKTFSNRDHVKSPMERNAQSNKFSTATQYPAAPLKRHFSDSTLQAKVVEKPVAKCSLQEIEQKKLAALARRKMKMQAGYAHPSST, via the exons ATGAAGTTAGCAAAAGAATTTGACCGAAATATGGTGGAACAAGATATCGGTTATGGCCCGGAAACCAGTGAAGTTAACCGGACTTTTGATTATACAGATTtgggacaggcacagacagagcaACCAGATAATGACCTTTCAGCATTGAAACAGGCTGTGACTGGAACCACTGGGCTAGTTAAACATGATGCAGGCAGCACTCTTCCTGTGATAGAGCTGCACAGTCAGAATAGTAGTCAGAAGTCATTGGATCTAGAAGCTGAAGCCGCTGTTAATGCCTTGTTTGATGGACCCACCCAACATACTGGCCGACCTCTGAGTCAGGGCCTCTCGGGCGATGACTCGTCAAGTCCAAAATTAGACGGATTTCATACTTCCAAAGTGGTTCCAACATCTGCACAAGATGACATTGACCATGGCAAAGTCACTAATATAACAAGGGTAAATGAAGTAATGGTTTCCTCTTTGACTTGTAAGCAAGCCAGTGAACTTCAAGCCTCGAAGCCATTTGAATTAGATGCAAGTAAAGGTCCTCTCTTCAACAACACAGCAAACACCAAGCATGGCAAAGGCTTTGCTCAtaaagacatcactgcaggttgcGAATTGGACCAGCAAAACAATACCAATGTTCAATCCACAGGTAGGATGGCAGCGCTTTGTACATCTGAAACAGTTCCAGAGGATGATGGGTTTGATGACTGGGAGAATGATGATTGGATGGCAGAGGACTCTTTTGTAATGGAAATTACACAAAACCCAGAACTTATTGCCATTCCCAAGGAATGCACTAATTTCCCAAAACAATCAGTTCATACCTTGGATGCTGCTAACCTGAATGGCACAAAGAAATTTAATGATTCACCCAACCCAAAGGCGGCTTCTGGCATGGTACCATGTATATCATTTATGCAGCAGATGCAAAGACCTGTCTGCAAACCTAACAACACTGAAATGAGAGCCAAAATCGTACAATTTGAAAAACGATCTGAGACACCAAAGCCAAGGGCTACTTTTGCACTACAAAGCAAACCTGGTAGTAAGGTGGCTGAGCTGCAATCTCTCAACATAACTCAACAAAGCAAAGTGTTTAAGCCTATGGTTGACACATTAATAAGAAAAGAACAGAGGAATTCAGAAGTTTCAAAACCTCACTGCAGTTCCCATCTGTTTAATGGACCTCTAATGGAATCACCTTGTTTGTCTCATACAAAACCTTTTAATCAACAGCCATTGCATAGTGGTAATGCACAGAAGAATACAAAGGATCCTCTTGTTTCAGTTCCTGCGAAATTGAACTCACCTGATCAGCTGGAATCTGGAAAATCCTCTCGTGCTGGTTCACAGAGTAGGGTTGATGTACCTGCACAGGCGGCTGATGACTGGAATGATGAAAAGTTCTCCAATGAAATTCAAAATATGTTTACTGAATCAGATAATCTGTGGGAAACGGGTGATGACGACGATGATTTGAACAGGATGTGCGATGATGTAGAAAAGCTGATTCAGAGCCAGAACTCTGAGATGACTATAACCAGAGAGGCTACAGGGCTAAAAATAGCAAATATTAACCAGAGTTTAAAAAACAATGCAATTTTGACTTCAAACATGCAAAAAAATCATTTTGCtgaaaggttggatgggcagcaaaagcaTTTAAATTACCAGCAATCTTCTCTTGTGTCAGAAAGCAAAATCTCTAAAGGGCTGTTAGCAGCAAAGCAAAACGCTGCACCTTCCACGAGGCATCTGCTAAGACCCACAGGTTTGACATGCATGGTGTGTTCTGCAGCTACACTCCCTACACAAAGCCATCATTTGAATTCTGTAAGCAATTTCCAGGGTAAACCTTTGTCAAACGCTACCCACACACGTGCAGTGAGTTTGAACAGATCCAATTCTATGCCTGGCCCTAGAAATGGTATTTCAGATTTGCTTCAGGCTTCAATTACTACAAACTTTGGCCATAGCCGGCAACTTTGTACATCCACAGTAACCCTGACACACGCAGCCCCCAAATCACAGCATACTACCGGCATTCCCAGGACTCCACGGTTCACCTTCACTAAAATTACGGATTCTTCTCTGATGAGTGTTCGAGGGAACACCAGTAGTCATGCAGTGCAAAGTGCAAAGACTTTTAGCAACAGAGATCATGTAAAAAGCCCTATGGAAAGAAATGCTCAGTCAAATAAATTTTCCACAGCTACACAGTACCCAGCAGCGCCTCTGAAGAGACATTTTTCTGATTCTACTTTACAGGCAAAAG TTGTGGAGAAGCCAGTAGCAAAATGTTCATTGCAAGAGATTGAACAGAAGAAGTTGGCAGCGTTAGCTCGGAGGAAGATGAAAATGCAAGCTGGCTATGCTCATCCATCATCTACATGA